A section of the Chryseobacterium scophthalmum genome encodes:
- a CDS encoding ABC transporter ATP-binding protein — translation MLALKAENISKQYRLGQVGTGTLSHDLNRFWHTVRGKEDPYLKIGEANDRSTKGISDYVWSLQDINFEIKQGDAVGIIGRNGAGKSTLLKLLSKVTKPTTGKIYTNGRIASLLEVGTGFHPEMTGRENVYLNGAILGMTRKEIKRKFDEIVDFSGVERYIDTPVKRYSSGMYVRLAFAVAAHLESEILIVDEVLAVGDAEFQKKCLGKMGSVTKGEGRTVLFVSHNITAIKELCNTGILLDKGRLINQGDVNQCIIEYQKNSDIKFSYNSKEDHEIFENEKIKVNLYKTEPINGDIIDIKSGILVTVSFTSKLESINLDLSFMLKNSQDLTVMSTGLVLTQNKDSQKGEFTVSFEIPPYTLNEDSYYFDFFWGVNRSEIAYRTESFGFEIHGMKNQFGEIVKSPGVLFPKIVHKVSYGNNI, via the coding sequence ATGCTTGCATTAAAGGCAGAAAATATATCAAAGCAATATCGTCTGGGTCAGGTAGGAACAGGCACATTATCGCATGATCTCAACAGGTTTTGGCATACAGTAAGAGGTAAAGAAGACCCTTACTTAAAAATTGGTGAAGCCAACGACAGATCTACAAAAGGTATTTCGGATTATGTATGGTCTCTTCAGGACATTAATTTTGAAATAAAGCAAGGTGATGCGGTAGGAATTATCGGGCGAAACGGTGCCGGAAAATCTACTCTACTCAAACTTTTAAGCAAAGTAACAAAACCGACGACAGGAAAAATATATACTAATGGAAGAATAGCATCTTTACTTGAAGTTGGCACAGGTTTTCACCCTGAAATGACGGGTCGTGAAAACGTATATCTTAATGGTGCTATTTTAGGAATGACACGAAAGGAAATTAAGAGAAAATTTGATGAAATTGTAGATTTTTCCGGTGTAGAAAGATATATAGATACTCCTGTAAAACGGTATTCATCAGGAATGTACGTGCGTTTGGCTTTTGCTGTTGCCGCACATTTAGAATCTGAAATTTTAATTGTAGATGAAGTACTTGCTGTAGGAGATGCCGAATTTCAGAAAAAATGTCTTGGTAAAATGGGTTCTGTAACAAAAGGAGAAGGCAGAACTGTCTTGTTTGTAAGTCACAATATTACAGCTATTAAAGAGCTTTGCAATACCGGAATTTTGCTGGATAAAGGAAGATTAATCAATCAGGGCGATGTTAACCAATGCATCATTGAATATCAAAAAAACAGTGACATCAAATTTTCTTACAACTCAAAAGAAGATCATGAGATTTTCGAAAATGAAAAAATTAAAGTAAATCTTTATAAAACAGAGCCTATTAATGGTGATATTATCGATATAAAATCTGGCATTCTTGTTACTGTATCATTTACATCAAAGCTAGAAAGCATTAATCTGGATTTATCTTTTATGCTTAAAAACAGTCAGGATCTTACTGTAATGAGTACCGGATTGGTTCTAACACAAAATAAAGATTCGCAAAAAGGAGAATTCACCGTTAGCTTTGAAATTCCACCTTATACACTTAATGAAGATTCGTATTATTTCGATTTTTTCTGGGGTGTAAACAGATCAGAAATTGCATATAGAACAGAATCTTTTGGTTTTGAAATACATGGTATGAAAAATCAGTTTGGAGAAATTGTGAAATCTCCGGGTGTTTTATTCCCTAAAATAGTTCACAAAGTCTCTTATGGTAATAATATTTAA
- the nusA gene encoding transcription termination factor NusA encodes MDNIALIESFGDFKDEKGISKIDLMAIIEDSLKTLLRKRFDSDDHFDVIVNPDKGDFQIFLNKTIVEDEMSEDDDLEIEITEAKKIDPTFEVGEDFTMEIPVAQLGRRNILTLKQILATKLQEHNNAMLYDQFRDRIGEIVIGEIHHIRHKHVILLDDEGNEFILPKENQIPSDFFKKGENIRAIVETVDFKGSKPQIIISRTAPKFLEKLLELEIPEIQDGTIILKKAVRIPGEKAKIAVDAYDDRIDPVGACVGVKGSRIHGVVRELRNENIDVIQWSKNPEIMVKRALGNVTINKIDINEETNYALVYTPIEEISKVIGKQGQNIRLASWLSGYEIDVFREASEDDDVDLREFNDDIEQWILDEFKKVGLTTAKSVLDKDTTSLLNMVDLEEETIEDVKRILKEEFED; translated from the coding sequence ATGGATAATATAGCGTTGATTGAATCCTTTGGTGATTTTAAAGACGAAAAGGGGATCAGTAAAATTGATCTGATGGCGATCATTGAAGATTCTCTAAAGACTTTGTTGAGAAAAAGATTTGATTCTGATGATCACTTTGATGTAATTGTAAACCCTGACAAAGGTGACTTTCAGATTTTCTTAAATAAAACCATCGTTGAAGACGAAATGTCTGAAGATGATGATTTGGAAATTGAAATCACTGAAGCTAAAAAAATAGATCCAACTTTTGAAGTTGGTGAAGATTTTACCATGGAAATTCCGGTAGCGCAGTTGGGAAGAAGAAATATTTTGACGCTGAAGCAAATTTTAGCAACAAAATTGCAGGAGCATAACAATGCGATGTTGTATGATCAGTTCAGAGACAGAATCGGAGAAATTGTAATCGGAGAAATTCACCACATTCGTCACAAACATGTGATCTTGTTGGATGATGAAGGGAACGAGTTTATCTTGCCTAAAGAAAACCAGATTCCATCAGATTTCTTCAAAAAAGGAGAAAACATTAGAGCAATTGTTGAAACTGTAGATTTTAAAGGTTCAAAACCACAAATTATCATTTCGAGAACAGCTCCTAAATTCTTAGAGAAATTATTGGAATTAGAAATTCCTGAAATCCAGGACGGAACAATCATTCTTAAAAAAGCAGTGAGAATTCCTGGTGAAAAAGCGAAAATAGCAGTGGATGCTTACGACGACAGAATCGATCCTGTAGGAGCTTGTGTCGGGGTGAAAGGTTCTAGAATTCACGGTGTCGTAAGAGAATTAAGAAACGAAAATATAGATGTAATTCAGTGGTCTAAAAACCCTGAGATTATGGTGAAGAGAGCTTTAGGAAATGTTACCATCAATAAAATTGACATCAACGAAGAGACAAACTATGCATTGGTTTATACTCCAATTGAAGAGATTTCTAAAGTTATCGGTAAGCAAGGACAAAATATCAGATTGGCTTCTTGGCTTTCTGGATACGAAATTGACGTGTTTAGAGAAGCAAGTGAAGATGATGATGTTGACTTGAGAGAATTCAATGACGATATCGAACAGTGGATTTTGGATGAGTTTAAGAAAGTAGGTCTTACAACTGCAAAATCTGTCTTAGATAAAGATACGACAAGTCTTTTAAATATGGTAGACTTAGAAGAGGAAACCATCGAAGACGTGAAACGTATATTGAAGGAGGAATTTGAAGATTAA
- the rfbA gene encoding glucose-1-phosphate thymidylyltransferase RfbA has translation MKGIILAGGSGTRLYPLTIAVSKQLMPVYDKPMIYYPLSTLLLAGIKDILIITTPHDQAGFIKLLGDGSQIGCNIEYVVQPSPDGLAQAFILGDKFIGDDSVALVLGDNIFYGSEMGTLLKNKTNPEGGVVFAYHVSDPERYGVVEFDDEFKAVSIEEKPLTPKSNYAVPGLYFYDNDVVEIAKNIKPSPRGELEITDVNNVYLSKGKLEVAVLDRGTAWLDTGTFDSLNDASEFVSVIEKRQGFKIGCIEEIAFRNGFINEEKLLETATKYGKSGYGEYLKKLVIK, from the coding sequence ATGAAAGGAATAATATTAGCCGGAGGTTCCGGAACACGACTTTACCCTCTTACTATTGCCGTAAGCAAGCAGCTAATGCCAGTTTACGACAAGCCGATGATTTATTACCCTCTTTCCACATTGCTTTTAGCAGGAATTAAGGATATTCTGATTATCACAACTCCTCATGATCAGGCTGGATTTATCAAGCTTTTAGGCGACGGTTCACAAATTGGCTGTAATATTGAATATGTGGTACAACCAAGTCCGGATGGTCTTGCACAGGCTTTTATTCTTGGAGACAAATTCATTGGTGACGATTCTGTAGCTTTAGTTTTAGGAGATAATATTTTTTACGGCTCAGAAATGGGAACTTTATTAAAAAACAAAACAAATCCGGAAGGAGGTGTTGTTTTTGCGTATCACGTTTCAGATCCTGAAAGATATGGTGTCGTAGAATTTGATGACGAGTTTAAAGCTGTTTCTATTGAAGAAAAACCTTTGACACCGAAATCAAATTATGCAGTTCCAGGTTTATATTTTTATGATAATGACGTTGTAGAAATTGCCAAAAACATTAAACCTTCTCCAAGAGGAGAATTGGAAATCACCGATGTAAACAATGTTTATCTAAGCAAAGGAAAACTGGAAGTTGCTGTTTTAGACAGAGGAACAGCATGGCTAGACACTGGAACTTTCGATTCTCTGAATGATGCTTCAGAATTTGTAAGCGTTATCGAAAAAAGACAAGGTTTCAAAATCGGTTGTATTGAAGAAATTGCTTTCAGAAACGGTTTCATTAATGAAGAAAAGCTTTTGGAAACCGCAACCAAATATGGCAAAAGCGGATATGGAGAATATCTGAAAAAGCTCGTGATTAAATAA
- a CDS encoding sugar 3,4-ketoisomerase, which yields MMNIPHIIEFSKIGSPDLGYITVAEAQKNVPFDIKRVYWTYYTPQDIIRGGHAHKKLQQIIFAVSGTIEFNTLDLQGNTDTFILDSPAKGLYLPHLIWRDIKFSHSAVLLCLASELYDEKDYFRDFEDFKNYEP from the coding sequence ATGATGAATATTCCCCATATCATAGAATTTTCGAAAATAGGTTCGCCAGATTTAGGATATATTACTGTAGCCGAAGCTCAGAAAAATGTTCCATTCGATATAAAAAGAGTTTACTGGACGTATTACACACCTCAAGACATTATTAGAGGAGGTCATGCTCATAAAAAACTTCAGCAGATTATTTTTGCAGTATCCGGAACTATAGAATTTAATACCCTCGATCTTCAAGGTAATACAGATACTTTCATCTTAGATTCTCCAGCAAAAGGATTATATCTTCCCCACCTCATCTGGAGAGATATAAAATTCAGTCACAGCGCGGTTTTGCTCTGTCTTGCTTCTGAACTTTATGATGAAAAAGACTATTTCAGAGACTTTGAAGATTTTAAAAATTACGAACCATGA
- a CDS encoding glycosyltransferase family 2 protein, producing the protein MTDNPLVSILCLCYNQEKFIKESLESIKAQTYKNFEIIICDDFSQDQSVDVIKSWISENTDLKIEFVKHSQNIGITKTLNELFKISQGKYIQILALDDILENDKLERHVAMLENSSDQYAMVFSDAHLMNDDSKLYQNKFIARHLSYLSLESQNFYEMLLVRNFIPAMSVLLKRKNIIAENGWDENLPFEDYDMWLRLSKNHSFLFDEVITCSYRLHSNNSHRNKSLINHKAFFDILIKHKEKESVRNNIFIHLEGIYRARALKDEHKIYYDHYPMRSFSERFIKNDYSPKMYRIAIEVQKLLKYFPMFINGIFSKQ; encoded by the coding sequence ATGACCGATAATCCTTTAGTTAGCATTTTGTGTTTATGTTATAATCAGGAAAAGTTCATCAAAGAATCTCTTGAAAGCATAAAAGCACAAACTTATAAAAATTTCGAAATTATTATTTGTGATGACTTCTCACAGGATCAGTCTGTTGATGTAATAAAATCTTGGATATCGGAAAATACAGATCTAAAAATAGAATTTGTAAAACACTCTCAAAATATAGGGATCACAAAAACACTGAACGAGTTATTTAAAATTTCTCAGGGAAAGTATATTCAGATTTTGGCACTTGATGATATTTTGGAAAATGATAAACTTGAACGTCATGTTGCGATGTTAGAAAACTCATCCGATCAATATGCCATGGTTTTCTCAGATGCGCATTTAATGAACGATGATTCTAAGCTGTATCAGAATAAATTTATTGCAAGGCACCTTTCTTATTTGAGCCTGGAGTCTCAGAATTTTTACGAGATGTTGCTTGTTCGAAATTTTATCCCTGCAATGTCTGTACTTTTAAAAAGAAAAAACATCATTGCGGAAAACGGATGGGATGAAAATTTACCGTTTGAAGATTACGATATGTGGCTTCGTTTGAGTAAAAACCACAGTTTTTTATTTGATGAAGTTATAACGTGCAGCTACCGATTACACAGCAATAACTCACATCGGAATAAAAGTTTAATTAATCATAAAGCTTTTTTTGACATTCTTATTAAACATAAAGAAAAAGAGAGTGTAAGAAACAATATCTTTATACATTTAGAAGGAATTTACCGCGCCAGAGCTTTAAAAGACGAACACAAAATTTATTATGATCATTATCCTATGCGGTCTTTTTCGGAAAGATTTATAAAAAATGATTACAGTCCGAAAATGTACCGAATCGCAATAGAAGTACAAAAGCTTTTAAAATACTTCCCAATGTTTATTAACGGTATCTTTAGCAAGCAATAA
- a CDS encoding acyltransferase, whose product MIHSLADVQSINIGEGTSIWQFSIVLKGAKIGGNCNINCQVFIENDVVIGDNVTIKPGVQIWDGVSLEDDVFVGPNVTFTNDLFPKSKNKNFELKKTIVKKGASIGANATILAGITIGENSLIGAGSVVTKNIPENTVWFGNPAKQKGFFNDNRELIYTNTDDKIS is encoded by the coding sequence ATGATACATTCATTAGCAGATGTACAATCTATCAACATTGGTGAAGGTACCTCTATTTGGCAATTCAGTATTGTACTGAAAGGCGCGAAAATTGGCGGAAATTGTAATATAAACTGTCAGGTTTTTATAGAAAATGATGTAGTTATAGGAGATAATGTTACTATAAAACCGGGAGTACAGATATGGGACGGAGTATCTTTGGAAGACGATGTATTTGTGGGCCCAAATGTAACTTTCACCAACGATCTGTTTCCAAAATCTAAAAACAAAAATTTTGAACTAAAAAAAACGATAGTGAAAAAAGGTGCTTCGATTGGTGCAAATGCTACAATTTTAGCAGGAATTACCATTGGAGAAAACTCTCTTATTGGTGCAGGTAGCGTAGTTACTAAAAACATTCCTGAAAATACAGTTTGGTTTGGAAATCCCGCAAAACAAAAAGGATTTTTTAATGATAATAGAGAACTAATATATACAAACACTGATGATAAAATTTCTTGA
- the rfbB gene encoding dTDP-glucose 4,6-dehydratase, producing MKNIIITGGAGFIGSHVVREFVKNNPDSTIINLDALTYAGNLENLKDIENEPNYVFEKADITKPEELRKVFEKYNPDAVIHLAAESHVDRSITDPMAFINTNVNGTANLLNLCKEFWTLNPDHTHGRFPNEKRTNLFYHVSTDEVYGSLGETGFFLETTSYDPQSPYSASKAASDHLVRAYGNTYGMPFIVSNCSNNYGPNHFPEKLIPLCISNIINEKPLPIYGDGKYTRDWLFVIDHAKAIHQIFNDAKTGETYNIGGFNEWQNIDLVKELIKQMDEKLGNPAGYSAKLITYVKDRPGHDKRYAIDATKLNSELGWKPSVTFEQGLGKTIDWFLENKEWLENVTSGDYQKYYEKQYN from the coding sequence ATGAAAAACATTATCATTACAGGCGGAGCCGGATTTATCGGTTCACATGTTGTAAGAGAATTTGTAAAAAACAATCCGGATTCTACGATTATCAATTTGGATGCTCTAACCTATGCCGGAAATCTTGAAAATTTAAAAGACATCGAAAATGAGCCTAACTATGTTTTCGAAAAAGCAGATATCACAAAACCGGAAGAACTAAGAAAGGTTTTTGAAAAATACAATCCAGACGCGGTGATTCATTTAGCAGCAGAAAGTCATGTTGACAGAAGCATCACAGATCCGATGGCATTTATTAATACCAACGTCAACGGAACTGCTAATCTTTTGAATCTTTGTAAAGAATTCTGGACTTTAAACCCGGATCACACGCACGGAAGATTTCCAAACGAAAAAAGAACCAATCTTTTTTACCACGTTTCCACAGACGAAGTGTACGGAAGTTTAGGCGAAACAGGATTTTTTTTAGAAACGACTTCTTACGATCCGCAATCTCCTTATTCGGCTTCAAAAGCAGCTTCAGACCATTTGGTTAGAGCTTACGGAAACACTTACGGAATGCCTTTTATTGTTTCAAATTGCTCAAACAATTACGGACCGAATCATTTTCCTGAAAAACTGATACCACTTTGTATTTCGAATATTATTAATGAAAAACCTTTACCAATTTACGGTGACGGAAAATATACAAGAGATTGGTTATTCGTAATCGATCACGCCAAAGCAATTCATCAAATTTTTAATGATGCTAAAACGGGAGAAACTTACAATATTGGAGGTTTCAACGAATGGCAAAATATTGATTTGGTAAAAGAATTAATTAAGCAAATGGATGAAAAGCTTGGAAATCCTGCAGGATATTCAGCAAAATTAATTACTTATGTAAAAGACAGACCGGGTCACGACAAACGTTATGCAATTGATGCAACAAAATTGAACTCTGAACTAGGCTGGAAACCTTCAGTAACTTTCGAACAAGGATTAGGAAAAACAATTGACTGGTTCTTAGAGAATAAAGAATGGCTGGAAAATGTAACCAGCGGAGATTATCAGAAATATTACGAAAAGCAATATAACTAA
- a CDS encoding UDP-glucose dehydrogenase family protein, whose amino-acid sequence MNITIVGTGYVGLVTGTTLAELGNSVYCVDIDEKKVEGMKNGIVPIYEPNLEEMFHRNIQSERLFFTTNLKEALDKSEVVYLALPTPPGEDGSADLSYVLKVANDIGELMTEYKVVVNKSTVPVGTADKVRETISAKTTIDFDVVSNPEFLREGFAVEDSMNPARVVVGSSSEKAKDIMAKIYQPFTNTGIPIIFMDEKSSELTKYASNSFLAVKITFMNEIANYCEKVGADVDKVRLGMGSDDRIGHRFLFPGIGYGGSCFPKDVKALIKSGKDDNFNFQILEATENVNISQKVILVSEIEKYFGGNLEGKTIAMWGLAFKANTDDIREASSLDNINLLLQKGAKIVAYDLIAEENVRKLLGDKIAYAKTMYDALENADALFIATEWPEFKNPNFDMMAKKMNNKAIFDGRNMYPLEVPEQNGFYYKSIGRKTIQ is encoded by the coding sequence TTGAATATAACGATAGTAGGAACAGGCTATGTAGGTTTGGTTACAGGAACTACCCTTGCAGAACTTGGCAATTCGGTTTATTGTGTTGATATTGATGAAAAAAAAGTAGAAGGAATGAAAAACGGCATCGTTCCTATTTACGAGCCCAATCTTGAAGAGATGTTTCACCGAAATATTCAATCTGAAAGATTATTTTTCACAACGAACCTAAAAGAAGCTTTAGATAAAAGTGAAGTCGTTTATCTAGCTCTTCCCACTCCACCCGGAGAAGACGGTTCGGCAGATTTATCTTACGTTTTGAAAGTAGCCAACGATATTGGTGAACTGATGACCGAATATAAAGTGGTTGTTAACAAAAGTACAGTTCCTGTAGGAACGGCCGACAAAGTAAGAGAAACTATTTCCGCAAAAACTACTATTGATTTTGATGTGGTTTCAAATCCTGAGTTTTTACGTGAAGGTTTTGCAGTGGAAGATTCTATGAATCCTGCAAGAGTTGTTGTAGGATCGAGCTCTGAAAAAGCCAAAGATATTATGGCAAAAATTTATCAGCCATTTACCAATACCGGAATTCCTATTATTTTTATGGATGAAAAGTCTTCCGAACTTACAAAATATGCATCCAACTCATTCTTAGCCGTAAAAATTACATTTATGAATGAAATTGCCAATTATTGTGAAAAAGTAGGCGCTGATGTAGATAAAGTAAGATTAGGAATGGGAAGCGACGACAGAATTGGTCACCGTTTCTTGTTTCCGGGAATCGGTTATGGAGGAAGCTGTTTTCCTAAAGACGTTAAAGCTTTAATTAAATCAGGAAAAGACGATAATTTTAATTTCCAGATTTTAGAAGCGACAGAAAACGTCAATATTTCACAAAAAGTAATTTTGGTTTCTGAAATTGAAAAATATTTCGGCGGAAATCTTGAAGGCAAAACAATTGCAATGTGGGGATTGGCTTTTAAAGCAAATACCGACGACATTAGAGAAGCTTCTTCGTTAGACAACATCAATTTACTTCTTCAAAAAGGTGCTAAGATTGTAGCTTACGATCTTATTGCAGAAGAAAACGTAAGAAAATTATTAGGAGATAAAATTGCTTACGCAAAAACCATGTATGATGCTTTAGAAAATGCAGACGCATTATTTATTGCTACAGAATGGCCTGAATTCAAAAATCCGAACTTTGATATGATGGCGAAGAAGATGAATAATAAAGCTATTTTCGACGGAAGAAATATGTATCCGTTGGAAGTTCCCGAACAAAATGGTTTCTATTATAAGAGCATCGGAAGAAAAACGATTCAATAA
- a CDS encoding DegT/DnrJ/EryC1/StrS family aminotransferase, producing MIKFLDLQKINLQHQTEIEAQLLEVFRSGWYLLGEKLKNFENNFSSYIGSSHAIGVANGLDALRLILKAYIEMGIMAVGDEIIVPSNTYIASILAISDNGLVPVLVEPDINSYNIDVSKIEEKISSKTKAILIVHLYGRIIFSDQLQQIAKENNLKIIEDNAQAIGAEWNGKKSGNLGDAAGFSFYPGKNLGALGDAGAITTNDDQLATTIRALANYGSNQKYVNIYQGLNSRLDEIQAAILDVKLKYINSENQKRIDIAKRYISEIKNPKIILPELPENENEHVWHLFVIRTENRDELQHYLTEENIQTLIHYPIPPHQQNAYKEWNNMSFPISEKIHNEVLSLPISPVLEDEEIQTIIKALNNF from the coding sequence ATGATAAAATTTCTTGATTTACAAAAAATAAACCTACAGCATCAAACAGAAATAGAAGCACAGCTTTTAGAAGTTTTCCGTTCTGGTTGGTATTTGCTTGGAGAAAAATTGAAAAATTTTGAAAATAACTTTTCCTCATACATCGGTAGTTCTCACGCTATTGGTGTTGCCAACGGATTAGATGCATTACGCCTCATCCTAAAAGCCTATATCGAGATGGGAATAATGGCTGTAGGCGATGAAATTATTGTTCCTTCCAACACTTATATTGCATCAATTTTGGCAATTTCAGACAACGGTCTTGTCCCTGTTTTAGTAGAACCCGATATTAATTCTTATAATATTGATGTTTCTAAAATTGAAGAAAAAATAAGTTCAAAAACAAAGGCGATATTAATTGTTCATTTATATGGGAGAATTATTTTTTCTGATCAGCTGCAACAAATAGCTAAAGAAAACAATCTTAAAATAATCGAAGATAATGCACAAGCAATTGGTGCAGAATGGAATGGCAAAAAATCCGGAAATCTAGGTGACGCAGCAGGTTTTAGTTTTTATCCGGGGAAAAACCTTGGCGCATTGGGTGATGCAGGTGCCATTACCACAAACGACGACCAGCTTGCAACAACAATCAGAGCATTGGCCAATTATGGCTCTAATCAAAAATATGTTAATATTTACCAAGGTCTTAATTCAAGATTAGATGAAATTCAGGCTGCTATTCTGGATGTAAAATTAAAATATATCAATTCTGAAAACCAAAAAAGGATAGACATTGCAAAGCGCTATATTTCTGAGATCAAAAACCCGAAAATAATTCTTCCTGAGTTGCCCGAAAATGAGAATGAGCATGTATGGCATCTTTTTGTGATAAGAACAGAAAACAGAGATGAATTACAACATTATCTTACCGAAGAAAATATCCAGACGCTAATTCACTACCCTATTCCACCTCATCAGCAAAATGCTTACAAAGAGTGGAACAATATGTCTTTTCCGATTAGTGAGAAGATTCACAATGAAGTACTGAGCCTTCCTATTTCGCCCGTTTTAGAAGATGAAGAAATTCAGACGATCATTAAAGCATTAAACAATTTCTAA
- the rimP gene encoding ribosome assembly cofactor RimP, with protein sequence MEFRKNIETLLNDFLQTREDLFLIDLKFSAGDDITVILDGDQGVTVQDCLDASRAIEFNMDREEHDFSLQVMSAGLSEPLSIPRQFRKNIGREIEVLLTDSSEIEGELAEVDEEKITLVLRYRKPKEVGKGKVDVEEEKEIPYSDIKKALVVLKF encoded by the coding sequence ATGGAGTTTAGAAAAAATATTGAAACATTATTAAATGATTTCCTTCAGACAAGAGAAGATCTGTTTCTTATTGATTTGAAGTTTTCCGCAGGAGATGATATTACAGTAATCTTAGACGGAGATCAAGGTGTTACTGTGCAGGATTGTCTGGATGCAAGCCGTGCAATAGAATTTAATATGGATCGTGAAGAGCACGATTTTAGTCTGCAGGTAATGTCTGCAGGACTAAGTGAGCCGCTTTCAATTCCGAGACAGTTTCGTAAAAACATCGGAAGAGAAATTGAAGTTTTGTTGACGGATTCTTCAGAAATAGAAGGCGAGCTTGCAGAAGTAGACGAAGAGAAAATTACTCTTGTACTGCGTTACCGCAAACCGAAAGAAGTAGGTAAGGGTAAAGTAGACGTAGAGGAGGAAAAAGAAATTCCTTACTCTGACATAAAAAAAGCTTTGGTAGTACTTAAATTTTAA
- a CDS encoding ABC transporter permease, protein MNEPQQKWTETIEDSHSLFDLKLKEVWKYKDLIYMFVKRDFVSSFKQTILGPVWFFINPIFTTLAYLIIFGNIAGLSTDGAPKVLFYLAGVMLWNYFSTCLTGTSSTFAGNAGIFGKVYFPRLVTPISVVISNLMRFGVQFLLFLVFWLYFLFKGEIQPNIWMLATPFLIILMAVFALGTGMIFSALTTKYKDLNMLLGFGVSLYMYATPVIYPVSSLKGITKEIAYYNPLTGIFECFKYGWLGKGDFSMPMLGASTIIIFFLLALGTIIFNKVEKTFMDTV, encoded by the coding sequence ATGAATGAACCACAACAAAAGTGGACAGAAACTATAGAAGACAGCCATTCGTTATTTGATTTAAAGCTAAAGGAGGTCTGGAAGTACAAAGATCTTATTTATATGTTCGTGAAAAGAGATTTTGTATCCAGCTTCAAACAAACTATTTTAGGACCTGTCTGGTTTTTTATCAACCCTATTTTTACAACTCTCGCTTACCTTATTATATTTGGAAATATTGCAGGCTTATCTACAGATGGGGCACCCAAAGTCCTTTTCTATCTTGCAGGGGTAATGCTTTGGAATTATTTTTCAACATGTCTTACAGGTACTTCCTCTACTTTTGCCGGAAATGCCGGAATCTTTGGAAAGGTATATTTCCCGAGATTGGTAACTCCTATATCTGTTGTTATTTCAAATTTAATGAGATTTGGTGTGCAGTTTTTACTTTTTTTAGTATTCTGGCTTTACTTTCTTTTTAAAGGAGAAATACAACCCAATATATGGATGCTTGCTACACCATTTTTAATTATACTTATGGCTGTATTTGCATTGGGTACAGGCATGATTTTTTCTGCACTAACAACAAAGTACAAAGACCTCAATATGTTATTAGGATTTGGTGTTAGTTTGTATATGTATGCGACACCCGTAATTTATCCGGTTTCTTCATTAAAAGGAATTACAAAAGAGATCGCCTATTACAATCCTCTAACCGGAATTTTTGAATGTTTCAAATACGGCTGGCTGGGAAAAGGAGACTTCTCAATGCCAATGTTGGGTGCTAGTACAATAATTATTTTTTTCCTTTTAGCTTTAGGAACGATTATTTTTAATAAAGTAGAAAAAACTTTTATGGACACAGTTTAA